Below is a genomic region from Isosphaeraceae bacterium EP7.
GTGACGCTGGCGCTCACCTTCAGCTTGGCCAGCATCTTGGCGGCGCGGTCCGGAGCGGCCAGGTTCAGGTTCAGCTCGGCGGCCGGGTTGTCCGGCCGCAGGGCGACGTCGGTGGACATGTTCTGCACGTCGGCCGCGACGGATTTGCCGAGGTCGTCGACCACCTCGATTCCTTCCGACTTGAGGGCCAGCAGCATCGGCCTCAGGCGCGGCTCCCAGCCCACCTCAAGCTGCAAATTCGACGTAGCCGCGCCCGACTGGAAGTCGCGGAGGGTTCCCACCTGCTTGAGCATCACGCGGAACGGCCCGGTGTTGATCATGTAAGAGGACGCCCTCGCCTTGTCTGGCGCCGCGGGCATCGCCCCGGCAGTCAGGCCAAGTGTGCCGTCGCCGGTGAAGAAGTTCAGGGCCAGCCCTGCCTTGGCGGCGACGTCGTCGATGGCTTCGAAGAAGGGCCTGTCCTTCAGGTCGAGATCGAGCCCAGGATTGGTCGCCTCGGCGCCCATCTGCTCGCGCAGGTCGGTAATCGGGTTGCCCGTCTGCGCCTGGATGCGCTGCAAGGCTTCCGAGAGGCGGATCCCCTTCCCTTGCAGGGTCACCGTCGAGGCGCCCAGGTTCAGCTTATCCAGCGACTCGCGGATGGCCGATCGGACGCGCTCCAGCCTTGTGTCGCGGTCGTTTGCCCCGGCGCCCACCTTGGCGGCCTCGGGAAGCAGGGGCAGCGCCCTGGCCCCCAGCGTGATCAGGGCCTTCTCGGCGGAATCTCGGGCCTCGACCTTGGCGGCGGCGAGCTTCTCGACGAGCTGCGCAACGCGGTCTCTCAACGCATCGTCGGAGCCCTGGGTCAGAAGGGCGATGCACAGCAGTGCCGGGATCATGGCCGAGTTCCTCCGGTGTTCGCCGATCTATCCGTCAACCGACCGACCAGACGCCGTCCTGCATCACCACCACGCCATCGGCCGTGACCCGGCCTTCATCCCTAAGGTCGACGATCAGGTCCCAGTGAAGGGCGCTCTCATTGGTCCCGCCGGTCTCTGGGTAGCTCGATCCCAGCGCCAGGTGCACTGTTCCGCCGATCTTCTCGTCGTACAGGATCGTGCCCGTGAAGCGATCGATCCCCGGGTTCAGTCCGATGCCCAACTCGCCCAGGAAGCGGGCGCCGGGGTCGAGGTCGAGCATGCTCAGGAGGTATTCCTCCCCCTGCTCGGCCTTGGCCTCGACGACGCGGCCGTCCTTGAATTTCAGCTCGATGCCGATCAGCTCACGCCCATTGCGGCAGACCGGGAATCCGCACCTCAGGGTGCCATTTGCGGAGGTCTCGACCGGCCCGGTGAAGATCTCGCCCGAGGGCATGTTCCGCCGGCCGTCGGAGTTAATCCAGGTCCGCCCGGCCACCGAGAGCGTCAGGTCGGTCCCGTCGGCCTCGATGCGTACCTGCTTGACCCCGGTCATGTACGCGGCCAGGCCCGCCTGCCGCTCGCGCAATTGACGCCAGGCGGCGCCGGGGTCGTCGCGGTCGAGGAACATCGCAGAGGCGACGAACGCGATGTAATCGTCGGGGCTCATCTTCGCGTCGGCGGCATAAGCGTCGGTGGGATACTGCGTGATCACCCACCGCTTCTTCGACGCCGCCTGCCGGATCGGGTACCGGGCCCGGTCGACGATCGCTTGGCGGGCAGGGTCGACCCGGGCCATCCCTCGGGTGTCGGTCTCGGCCGAGATCCGGATCCGGCCGTCGACGGTCTGCGCCTCGTACAGGGCCACAGGGGGCAGATAGGCCAGCTGATCGACGCTCGCGTTCTTCAGGAAAAACTCGGCCATCCCGGGCAGTTCCAGCCGCACCAGGGGGTGGGCCCCGCGGAGGATGATCGCCCGTGCGCAGGCCTCCACCAGGGGGCGGGCCTCGATCTCCGAAGCGACCAGGATCGTTTCCCCGGGCGCCACGGCCAGGCAGTAATCAACAAGCAGGTCGGCCCAGCGGGCGGCCAGGTCGTCGGTGATCGCCATGGTCGCTCAATCCTCATGCCTCGTTGTGACCCTCCAAGCTACCTCCCCCTGACTCGGTTCGCAACCTGACAGATGTCAGAATCAGCACGGCCGTGGGATCGAGGCGGGCGGTCGACGGCTCGCCGGTGCTTGACGAGGGGGGCGCTGCGGCTGACAATCGTTGGGTCCCGAGGACTCCCGATGCCGGCGGTCCCGGCGGGCGGGGTTCTCGCCCGAGATTTGCCCCTTGTTGGACGTCCCGCGAAGGATCTGTCGCATGGTTTGCAGCAAGCGGATCGGCCGTCGCCCGCTGGCGAAGGCCCTGAGCATGGCCCTGATGGGCTCGCTGGCGATGGCAACGGCCGCACGAGCCGAGGCCCCGCCGACGCCCACCCCGGCCGAGACGCGGATGCGCACCGACGTGGGGTTCCTGGCCGCCGACGCGCGTGAAGGGCGATCGCCCGGAAGCGGCGGGATCGAGGCCGCGGCCGACTACATCGCGGCGACCTTCATGAACGCCGGGCTCAAGCCCGCCGCCGGCGCCGACGGATATTTCCAGACATTCACGCTGGGGGGCACGCCCAAGCTCGGGAATGACGCCTCGCTCGTCATCAACGTCTCGGCCGACTCCAGCTTGAAGGCCGAGAAGGGCGAGTTCACGCCGCTGGCCGCGGGCGTCGGCGGCACGCTCGCCAAGCTCCCGCTCGTCTTCGTCGGCTACGGGATCACGGCCAAGGACGACGCGACCAAGCTCGACTACGACGACTACGCCGGCCTGGATGTGAAGGGGAAGGCGATCCTCATCATCCGCAAGACGCCGCTCCAAGGCGAGAAGGATGGCCTCTTCGGCGGTGCCAACCTGATGAGGTTCGGCAGCTTCCGCCACAAGGCGACCAACGCCTTCCAGCATGGCGCGGCGGCCGTGATCCTCGTCAACGATGCGGTCTCGGTGAAGGACGGGGGCGACGAGCTGTTGAAGTTCCCCGCGGCCGGCACCGACGTACTCTCCAATGTCCCCTTCGGCATGGTCACCCGCGCCTTCGCCGACAAGATCCTCGCCGCGACCAAGGCGCCCAAGCTCGAAGAGCTGGAGAAGACGCTCGACGAGGGGGGCAAGCCCGCCAGCCGCGTGCTTGAAGGGGCCACCGTCGACGGCTCGTTCCCGATCGAGCGCAAGTCGGTCGGCACCAAGAACGTCATCGGTGTGCTCGAGGGCTCGGGCCCGCTGGCCGACGAGACGATCGTCGTCGGCGGTCACTACGACCACCTCGGGCACGGCGGCCTGCTCTCGGGCAGCCTCGCGTTCCTGTCGAGCGACATCCACAACGGCGCCGATGATAATGCGTCGGGCACGGCGATGGTCATGGAGCTGGCCCGCCGCCTCGGGCGCCGCACCGACCCCCTCCCCCGTCGGGTCGTCTTCATGGCCTTCTCCGGCGAGGAGCGAGGGCTGCTCGGCTCGCAGCACTACGTCGAGAACCCGCTCTACCCGCTCGACAAGACGGTCATGATGATTAACTTCGACATGGTCGGCCGGATGGCCAAGGACGAGGTCACCTTCTTCGGGGTGGGCAGCACCCCGGGCCTGGATGGCCTGGTCGACGCCATCGGCTCGTCGGCCGGGATCACCGTCAAGAAGGTCGCCGGCATGAGCGACGGGTTCGGCGGAAGCGACCACCAGTCGTTCTACCAGAAGGATATCCCGGTGCTGTTCGCCTTCACCGGCACGCACAAGGACTACCACCGCCCCACCGACGACACCGAGCACATCAACTTCGAAGGCATGGGCCGGATCGCCAACCTGGGCGAACTGCTGCTTCTCGACTTCACCCGCCGCCCCAAGCGTCCCGAGTTCGTCAAGAGTGCCGCGGCCGACCACGGAGCGGGCGGAGCCGACCCGGCGCGACTGTCCGTCACGGTCTATCTCGGGACGATGCCCGA
It encodes:
- a CDS encoding aminopeptidase, encoding MAITDDLAARWADLLVDYCLAVAPGETILVASEIEARPLVEACARAIILRGAHPLVRLELPGMAEFFLKNASVDQLAYLPPVALYEAQTVDGRIRISAETDTRGMARVDPARQAIVDRARYPIRQAASKKRWVITQYPTDAYAADAKMSPDDYIAFVASAMFLDRDDPGAAWRQLRERQAGLAAYMTGVKQVRIEADGTDLTLSVAGRTWINSDGRRNMPSGEIFTGPVETSANGTLRCGFPVCRNGRELIGIELKFKDGRVVEAKAEQGEEYLLSMLDLDPGARFLGELGIGLNPGIDRFTGTILYDEKIGGTVHLALGSSYPETGGTNESALHWDLIVDLRDEGRVTADGVVVMQDGVWSVG
- a CDS encoding M20/M25/M40 family metallo-hydrolase: MVCSKRIGRRPLAKALSMALMGSLAMATAARAEAPPTPTPAETRMRTDVGFLAADAREGRSPGSGGIEAAADYIAATFMNAGLKPAAGADGYFQTFTLGGTPKLGNDASLVINVSADSSLKAEKGEFTPLAAGVGGTLAKLPLVFVGYGITAKDDATKLDYDDYAGLDVKGKAILIIRKTPLQGEKDGLFGGANLMRFGSFRHKATNAFQHGAAAVILVNDAVSVKDGGDELLKFPAAGTDVLSNVPFGMVTRAFADKILAATKAPKLEELEKTLDEGGKPASRVLEGATVDGSFPIERKSVGTKNVIGVLEGSGPLADETIVVGGHYDHLGHGGLLSGSLAFLSSDIHNGADDNASGTAMVMELARRLGRRTDPLPRRVVFMAFSGEERGLLGSQHYVENPLYPLDKTVMMINFDMVGRMAKDEVTFFGVGSTPGLDGLVDAIGSSAGITVKKVAGMSDGFGGSDHQSFYQKDIPVLFAFTGTHKDYHRPTDDTEHINFEGMGRIANLGELLLLDFTRRPKRPEFVKSAAADHGAGGADPARLSVTVYLGTMPDYADGTKGVKLAGVREGSPAEKGGLQGGDIIIEFGGKPIGTINDYMESMGRYKPDDEVVIKVKRGEKDVDLKVKLGKRPSQ